TTATAGGACTAACTTTGTACCAATGTGATAATGCTTGCTGACCGAAAGAGTCTTTATCATGAAACACATTGATATTTCAGATTTTGTACGTTCTTGTAAGTCGCTTCAACTATAGTTAAGTTTGATGTTGATCAAATAAACCAAAActttaaattaagaaaaagaagTTAATTGCACTTGTggcttaccaaaaaaaaaattgcacctATTTCATTAAGGTACTGATAACAATTAATTACACAAATTTTAAGACCGCAGCATAGCCCAAAGTATTATTACAACTCATAGGAGAAAGAAAACATACAAGTACATCAATTATTAGATCATAGTAGAACACACAATATTATTAGTATTCATAGGAGCAAGCACAATAGTAGTTTCAATATTTCACTTGATACAATAGTCTTCAACAGCTTAATTTCATTTTTCGACACACTAATATTTTGAGTGCTTGGAACTCCCAAACACATTTTCATGCCATATATGATGGCATTTAATACCCCCTTCATTTGAGATGGTGAGCCTCAATATCCTTTGTGACTTTTTGGGCTAACTCCATCACAGAATTTGGATCAGGGACACTCTCATTTACTTTCTCATAATCCAAGGTCCATGTAACCAGGTTGCTTTGACCCTTTGTATCAACATGAAGAGTTACGAGTAACTTCTTGTATAACTGCTTCAGATCTCCTTCAGTCGTCTTGAATGTGACTGATTTCTTTTCCTCATCTATGGCCTCAATTATCACTTTGATCACTTCCTGATTTCCATCtgataaaagaaataaaccatcCAATGATTGGTAGATCAAGTGTGACACTCTAAAAGAGCAAGCAAAATTCAGTAATTATTAAGGCCAAGAAAAGGTTTGTTTGGGTTGAAGATTATAGCACTTTTTATAATGTGATGTACGTCAACTAGAATATGAAAGGGTGattaaaaaatttgtttatgatgcaataaaaataatatttccaAATAACTTCCAATCCAAACATACTGCTAGCATCATGACGAATAATTCATGATAAGTAATAATCAGTCAAACCTTCCAATTTTGTCTTCCTGGTTATATAATGAGAACATTTTTAGTGTTCCACCAAGGTCATGCTTGAGCTGAAAACTTGCTCAATTGCTTTTAGGCATTATGTAACTTTTGGAGCTATTTTTATGTACAATTCAACCACAAAAAGCCACCAAAAAAGCACGAAAAAGCTATGCGAATGTGGGAGTATTTAATAAAAAGGAGATGAgccatcttttgtttagtttctATCACATAGAGTCGTGAGTCATATAGTAAAGTATCTTCCTTCAATTGCATGCGGAATCATAACAAGGAAAAAAGGAGTATAATATTTgaagggaagaaaaagaaaagaagagaaatcaCGAGGAAATTTCGTTACCACGGGTATAATTCCAGAAGAGGACCGATCCTACTTTTCCCCAATTACCCTCATGCAGATCGCAGCCTTGAACATGAGTAGGGCTAATGGCTGGTATGTGATGTGGTTTGGAACTAAAGAGTTCATGAAACACATCTCCATCGGACTTTATCTCGATTTGTTTGACCAGCCTACCGGCGAGACTCATTTCTTCTAACTTTCGTATGCAAAGAAAGTAGAAGAATGTAAGAAAAGGGGTGAGGGAAAACTAAAATCTGAAGGGCTTTATATATTCAAATTGTGTCCGTTTTCTAAAGGGCAAAACATCATTGTTGGGGAATGGTCGGCCACTCAGGCTTGCTTTGTTTGAGTTATCCGTGAATTATTGGTTAGGATTATTTTgctattttatttgatttggttgagtacATGATTTTTCCCATTGAAAAGGGACAACCTAAATTGGAGTGATATTTGATACTAGCTCAAAAAACACATAGCATGtattatatacttttttttagaaaaaaagttatatataattaaagaaGATCCACTGGCAAGTTGCacctcaatttcattttttatggaTCCTGGTGTAACATAAATTTGAAGGGGGTAAATCTACAACGATTCATAATTACACGTACGTACTAATAAACTATGGATGAAATTATGTAAACATTAAGTGTGATCAAGTTATTACCCTACTCAAAGGAATATTCAGTTGGATGGTAGGTGAGAAGGATTATAAGTAGAAGATCCTGAATCCAAAATCTCttgtctaaaaaaaaaaaaaaaaaaaagttaacctACTTGGGCTGTTGGGCATACCTAGCTCCATCATGCATAGGAATAAAGGTCTTACTAATGAATTAATCCATGTAGCACAAAGATATGTATATCTGATACGACTACATTTTTTTTGTCCTTCTGTTTTTGTCTGGCTTTAGATTGTCTTGCAATTAATTGAAGCTTGTAGTGATAACTTGTAATGTGATTGCACAGTTATTGTAGTGGTTCATGCAAGCTTGTAGTGACAGTGCAGCAACTCCTAATTTGTATTAGGATATAATGAGAGTTGCTGCATTGTAGAtgaaaacttctacagtaaaaatttttcatatatactGTTGTAGTAAAATATTT
This region of Coffea arabica cultivar ET-39 chromosome 3c, Coffea Arabica ET-39 HiFi, whole genome shotgun sequence genomic DNA includes:
- the LOC113729746 gene encoding kirola-like, translated to MSLAGKLVNQIEIKSDGDVFHEIFRYRPHHISTMSPTNVQGCDLHGGDWGTVGSVTFWNFTHDGKEKVAKVAIEAIDEAKKSITFKMIEGDLMEFYKTFIATVHVEALGQSSLIAWTIEYEKRSENVPDPNTLMELALNITKDIEAHHLAGRLVKQIEIKSDGDVFHELFSSKPHHIPAISPTHVQGCDLHEGNWGKVGSVLFWNYTRDGNQEVIKVIIEAIDEEKKSVTFKTTEGDLKQLYKKLLVTLHVDTKGQSNLVTWTLDYEKVNESVPDPNSVMELAQKVTKDIEAHHLK